AGGGCAAGGAGCATGGGTTTTCCGTTAAGCTTACCCTCATAAGCCACGCGGGCTTCAATACCAGGGAAGCCGGCATCGTTTGCAGGGTCATTGTCATAAGGGCCTATGGTGGAAGTGGGGAAGCTGTAAGGTTGTTCTGCGGCAACCTGAATCTTTAAGCGGCTATCATCGTTTAGTTTGTGGATCTTGGTCAAACGTACCTGGGTCATGCGGAATCCCATATTCCCCATAAAAGAACCCGCTGGAAAGTTTGAAAGATGGGGATAGAGCTGCGAAATAGTCTGCCATTCAAGGCCTGCTAAAAGCTGCCAGGTACCCCACTCAACCCCTGCAAACACACGGCGGGCACGCACCGGAGAATGCACGTCGTTCCAGGCGTAACTGCCGCCGCCTACTTCGTCAACCCTGGTGTAAAAGTCCATTTCGATTTTACCGAACACCCGGAACTTGTCCGTGGGTTTGGAAAAATCAAACCCGAAACGGCTGTGGCGGTAGTTCAGGGTGAAGTTGTTATCGCCTTTGTTGGCGTCTGTGCCCGGTAAAACCCATAGGACATAGTTGTCACCAACAGCCTTGGAATCCTGCCACACGGCGTCAATCTTGAAATAGCCATAAAAATCGATGCCACTTGGAGTTGAACCGTAAGCTCCTTTGCTTGCGAAGGAGTGTTTGGCCTTGACTGCCGCGGGAGACGTTTTGATTTGCTCAACCTGAGCCCGAAGTTCAGCGTTTTCTTTCTTGAGTTCCTGTACTTCCTTTTTCAGCTCCTCAAGCATGCGCTTAAGCTCTTCCGTGTCCGAAGAAGCCATGGCAGGAGCTGCCAAGAAAAGACTCAAGCACAACCCCAAAAACCATAACCAATACTTCATTCAACCCCTCCTTTTTTGAATTTTTGAATAGCGGTGCATAACAAATTTGAAGCAAATTTTCAATAATTGTTACCAAAAAAATTTGAGGTTTAAGCTCGAAAATCAGCAAAAAATAATTCAAACTTAACTTTTTTATAAATTTGTTTTAGCTATTTGGTTGCGCACGTGTTCCACCGAAAGAGACAGGGCTTCTTTTTCTTCCTCTGTAAGGGGAAACTCTAGGATTTTCTCAAGACCTCCTGCGCCAAGCACCACCGGCACTCCCAAAAAGACGTCTCTTATGCCGAATTCACCCTCAAGCCAGACAGAGCAGGTAAGCACTCGTTTTTCATCACGAAGGATGGCTTCTGCCATTTCCACAGCGGAAAGCCCGGGGGTGGTAAAAGCACTTCCAGTCTTGAGATAAGAGACAATTTCTGCGCCGCCTTTGCGTGTTCTTTCAACGATTTCCGAGAGTTTTTCCTGGGGAAGCAAGTCTTTTACCGGGATGCCGGCAACATTTGCAAGGCGCACCAGGGGAAGCATGTGGTCCCCGTGGACTCCCATGACAAGGGCCTGGACATCTTTGGGCGAAACCCCAAGGGCTTCTGCGAGGAAATAGCGGTATCTTGCAGAGTCCAGCACCCCTGCCATGCCGAGAACACGCTTGCGCGGAAAGCCAGAAATTTTAAAAGCCGTGTAAACCATAGCGTCAATGGGGTTGGTAACCACGATGAGGCAGCAATTGGGAGCATATTCCTTGACTTTTTCTGTGCAGGATTTGACTATTTCAAGGTTTACCTGCAGGAGATCATCACGGCTCATGCCGGGCTTGCGCGGCCTTCCTGCGGTGATGATAACGACATCTGCGTTTTCAAGGGCTTGCCAGTCTTCAGTGCCCCAGATGCGGTTGCTGAAACCATAGACCGCGCTGCTTTGGGCTATGTCAAGGGCCTTTCCTTTGGCAAGGCCTTCCATAATGTCGATGAGGACGATTTCTTCGGCAACGTTTTTGACCACTGCCCAGTGGGCCGCGGAAGTCCCCACCGCACCTGCACCAATGATAGCCAATTTGCGTTTCATGCTCTCCTCCTTCAAGTAATTTTTAACCAAAACATTCAGAGAGACCTTACAAAGCACTTTATCTTAAGACTGTTCTAGGATCTCTTGCGTTTGTGCTTGCAAGTCTGATCTCGGCGATGTTGCAAATGCCTATCAGGCTTAGCCATTTGAAGGCCTTACTTCTAGTAGAAGATAGCTATGATAAGTTTTAAGGGGTTTTACCTCTAATCCTTTTTGCTTCAATAAGGTCAGGTCTTTTCTGTTTTTTAATACGAAAACTTCTCTTTTTTGAGAGCTTATTTCTTCTAATTCTTCTTCCCAGGAAGAATCGACCCAGAATTTGTCAAAACGGCTTTTTTCTTTGGGAAGGTGTTCAATAGATTTTTTACTGTAAAAAGCTAAACCGTCTAGAAATTGCCCTGTAAGAGTATCGATGTCATCTTCATTTACAATATAAGTTTCAAAAGTTTTATACATGGCCCGGGCATCCTGTGGCATAGGAAAAATAGCAACTAATCCCTTTAGGGCTACAAAACAAAGAAGAGTCGCTAAAACTTTATGATTTAAAAAGGGGGGTGCTAAAAGTTCTTTTTTATCTAAAAAACTTGCGATAGCAATCGCCATTGGGGGAAAGACAGGCAAAATATAAAGGGGAAGTCTAGACTTTGCTAAGGAAAATATTATCAAAGGAACAAGCCACCATAAAAAAATAAAAAGTAGGCCCTTTTCTTGAAACAAAGATAAGAAATGTTGTTTTATATTGTTTCTCTTTTTAAGAAAGCTTTTTTTCAGGCTTTTGTAAAAGAATATTGCCCATGGGAAACAACCAAGCAAAATCATTGGTAGATAAAGATAAAAAGGGGCATACCAGACACTGTTTCTATGAAACATGTCAGAGAACAATCTGCCGGTAACTTGTTCTTTGATAATTAAATCAAATGACCATGGATATTTTTTCCAAATAATTAGATACCAAGAAAATCCCACGATTAAAAAGATTGTAATAACCAGTAAATTAGCAGGAAATACCTTGAAAGAATGCCTATTTAAAAACCAGAAGATTCCCAAAGAAAATGCTACAGGAAAGATAGCAGGGCCTTTAGTCAAAAAACCCATTCCCCAAAAAAGAGCCATTAATGTAAACCATAAGTAAGCCTCATTTTTTGTTTTTGCACGCCAACCTTTAATAAAGGCCCAGATAGCAGAGACTTCCCACATAACTAAGATTGTGTCAGTGGTTACAATATTTGCCGCAGCAAAAGGAACAATAGAAGAAAGATATATCATTGATGCCCACGGACCATGCCTTGGCTCAAAAAGATTAGCAGCTATTAACCCTACAAGGACTACGGTAATTGAAAATGCTAAGGCATTTGGAAAACGAGCTCCCCATTCGTTTATTCCAAAGATTTTAAAGCTTGAAGCAATAGCCCAATAGGTGAAAGGCGGTTTGGTTAAATGTGGATGGAAGTCTCGCAAAGGAACAAGCCAGGAGTGTGAAACAAGCATTTCTCGGGCACATTCAGCATATCTTGTTTCGTCTCGGTCATAAAGCCCTCTTGAACCTTGGAAACATAACGAAGCCAAAAGAGCGATAAGAAATACAAGAAAATATCTATGCTTAGAGTCCATCTTTCGCATATCTCCTTAAAAAGCCAAACTACTATTATTAGGAGTGTAAAACAGGCTATACCTGAACAATGTCATTGCGAGCAAAGCGAAGCAATCCATAGCCACGGCGCCTACGTCGCTTCGCGATGACAAAAACATGCTTTCTTTAATAAATGGCATTTTTCTAAAGGTCTTTGAAGACCTTGGCAAGGGACTCGCCTGCCACATGCATTTTCCATTCGTTTAGCCAGCCAAAAGGGGTCTCGTAAAGATTAAAGCCTGCGCGCAAAAGCTTTTCCTTGGCTTTATTAATGAGGGCCAGGCCTTCTTCCGGAGATGCTTTGCTCACGGAAAGATGATTAAATGAATGTAAGACAATGTTTTTGGTATCAAATTTGCGGGCTAGCCATTTTATGTTTTTAACTAGTTTTTCAACGACTTTTTTCTCACGCGCGGGGTCTTCTTCTTCCACCTGATAAAAGACTACCACGGCGTTTTTAACCGTGGTTTCTGAAAAGCCTTCTTCTGCTTGGGGAAGCACCTTTTGGTAAGGTTTCCACCAAAACTCTGGGGCGTAGAACATGAGAATTTTCATGGGAAAATAACTTAGCCCACTCTGTTTGGTTGACAAGAAAAAAAGATAGGATAAATTACTTGCCTAACGCCGGGGTAGCTCAGTCGGTAGAGCAGCGGACTGAAAATCCGCGTGTCGGTGGTTCGATTCCGCCCCCCGGCACCTTCAAGCTACTTGCTTAGCAACTCCTTGATTTCTTCCACAGAAAGAACTTTTCCCTGTGAGATGACCTGATTGTCAATCATAAGTCCTGGGGTTTGCATAACGCCAAAAAGGGCAATGCTTTTAAGATCAGTAATCTTTGAGATTTGTGCTTCTAGCCCTAACTCTTCAACTGCTTTAGCAACGTTGGCATAAAGGGTTTCACAACGGGGGCAACCTGGGCCCAAAACTTTGATGTCTCGCATAACGTCCTCCTTTTAAAAGAATTTTCCAAATAGAAAACCACTAATAGTGGCTACAACGATTACCGCAGAAACATAGGCAAGGGTTTTTTTAGTGCCCAAAATGGAACGAATAACAAGCATATTGGGCAAAGAGACTGCAGGGCCTGCCAGCAAAAGGGCAAGGGCTGGGCCCTTTCCCATACCAGCTCCCAGAAGCCCTTGAAGAATAGGCACTTCGGTAAGGGTTGCGAAATACATGAAAGCGCCTACCACGCTGGCGTAGAAGTTTGCCAGAAAAGAATTTCCTCCCACAAGGCTTGCCACATATTGAGAAGGGATGAATCCTTCATGACCTGGGCGCCCTAGGAAAAATCCCGCGGCAATGACTCCGAAAAAGAGAAGGGGAAGTATCTGGCGCGCCAGAATATAGGATGATTCAAGCCATTCTTTGGCTTCCCCTCCGGTGAAATAAAGTGCCAGGCAAAGAGAAATGACTCCTGCCAGAAAAGGCAATTTTTGCCCGGGAAAAATTATTTCAGTAAGAAAAACCGTAGCAAAAATAGCCGCCAGCCAGAGATAAGACATCTTGAAAAATACTCTTAGCTCAACAAGCAAAAGCAGGCTTGTCAGGGCAAGAAGTTGCCATTTGTGGAGATAAATTTGCTGCCAAAGCCCTTCTCCTGGCCCCCAGGTGGCAAAGAGTAAAATGGCTACAAGAGTTGCCAAAAAGAGGACCGTGTGCCACAGGGGGCGTGAAGCCTGGATATTTTGAGCGGCAAAGGCGGCCATTCTTTCCTTTTCTTCTTTGCGAAAGAGAAATTCCATGAAAAGTCCGATGATTATGCTTGTTAGGACAGCACCAAGGGCACGGGCAAGCCCTAATTCAAAGCCCAGGATCCTGGCGGTGAGCACAATGGCAAGCACGTTTATAGCTGGGCCAGCATAAAGAAAAGTAGTTGCTGGGCCAAGGCCTGCTCCATTTAAATAGATACCTGCAAAAAGAGGAAGAATAGTACAGGAACACACGGCTAAAATGGCGCCAGAGACCGCCGCAACACTATAAGCCACCGCCTTGGGGGCACTTGGGCCAAGGTAGCGCATGACGGATTCTTTGGATACAAAAACGCTTATGGCACCAGCTATGAAAAAAGCAGGGATAAGACAGAAGATGACGTGTTCTTGCGCATACCAATGGGCTAGGAGTACGCCTTCGGTGAGCCCGTTAAGAAATCGCTCGCGAAAGGGCAAAAAATAGAGAATGCCAAAGATAAGAAAACCAAGGGCGATTTTGACAAGCTCTTTCCGCCAGTTCATAGGTCTCTCCAAAGAAAAGATTTATCCGCTTGGGTAAGGGAGGCTTTTAATTCCGCAAAGGTTGGGGTTTTTCCCAATTGTTTTAAGACTAAAGAAAGGATTTCCTCGGCGTCTTGGTCTTCTGGGGCAAGGCTATAAATGAGATAGTTTCCTTTTTTCGTAAAAGAGATGAACCCCGCTTCCACCAGCCGCTGCAAATGGCGCGAAATAGTAGGTTGAGCGAAACCGATCACTTCTACCATTTCGCATACACAGCAAGGCCTTATCGAAAGAAGGACTAGGATCTTAAGCCTTGTGCCATCAGCCAGAGCCTTGAGTCTTTTTTCCAGCTTTGTAACCATATTTGTAACTATATAGCTATTTAGCTATATACGCAAGTATTTTTGCAATAATATGAGGGCCGTTCCTATTTTTCGGACCGGAAAAATGGAGCGGATCCCTTGCTGCTGTGCTGTAAACACTAATCTCGCCAATTTTGCAAAGGTTTCTAGGTTTACCTTGTTAAAGCAAGTATCGTTTTGATATTTCTAGGAGCATGAAACAGATGACATTTTGAACATTATCATTGCGGGGCACGAAGTAATCTAGATCCCTCACTGTGTTCGGGACAGGGATCACTTCGACGTGCGATAGCACGCCTCGTGATGACGGTGTGGCTGAGATCGCGCGGGCTTACAAGTCGCCTCTCGATGACACCTTGTCGGATAACATGTGCTTCCAGTAATATTTGTCATTGAGGTCTCCGAAGGAGCGAAACAATCCTGCGCGACTACACAACGATTTTATCATTTTATGATGGAGGGATATCATTGTGATCCAGGCCCTTTTAATTAAGATCAGCGACGGCGACGCAGGCGCTGAGTCTTTTTCCAGTCCGGGTCTTTTTTGCGTCCTTTGGTAATTTTGCGATAGGGAAGATGTTCTTCTTCGGTTGTTTCCGTTAAAAGGGCCTCGGCGATGGCTATTTCTTCTAAAGGCTTCTTTTCTTTTTTAGGAGGCGTGAGGTAGCGCTTTTTAAAAGCTTCGTCTATTTTCGGGCCGCGTAAGGCTTCTGCGGGGATCCATGTACTTACATAAAGCTTTTCTAAAAAGCGTTCAAAAATGGCTCCCGCGGTCATGGCTTTTTGCGTATCAACAGCGACAACTAGCGCTCCGCGGCGTTTGGCTATCCTTTGGGCAAGTTTTTCATCTGGCGTAAGAATAATTTTTTCTGCCGCAAGGCCGTTTTCACTAACCTTGACCCAGGCCTTTGGTTTTACACTGGTAAATAAAACTTGAGGAAGTTCATCCACAAAATCTCTTTTAAATATTTCTGGTGCGGCAAACTCAGGTTTAACCCTTACTATTTCTTGTTCTTCAAGATATTCAAAGCGTTCTGGTTTGAATATCAGGAAAAAGTCCTTGAGCTTTTTTATGCGGATGTTTTTAAAGCCGTCTATTTCTACCAGGGCCTTGTGCAGGTCTTTCAGACGAACAAAGCCTTCGTTAGGAAGCAAGCCAAATTCGTCCGGCCTGCGGCCTAAAACGTAATAAAGCATTTTTTCAAGCTTTTTTCTTTCACGATCCGTCATAAACGGCCTTGACTTTTAATATAAATTTACCATCTTGCAATTAGTAACCAATGAAGCGAAAAAGATTATTAGATTAAAATCTTTACAAGTTATCAAGTTTGTATTAATTTATTGTTGTCGGAACTATTGCCGATAGAGTTAAAGAGTGTTAAATATATAAGGCTTAATTTTAAACTGATGTCCAAAAGGGGCAGGTGAGAGTTTCATGAAAAAGAAAACCACCAAACTAGAAGAAAAACTTTTAGAGGCCGGTAAGGACGGAGCCATTACTTACGAGGCCCTTAATGATCTTCTTCCTGAAGATTTTGGTGACCCCAAAAAAATAGAAGAAATCTTCGATTTTCTCTACAAGAATAACATCGAAGTCCTCGACGAGAAACAACTTTTTGAAAAAGATCATCCCGAGTGGCCTGAACGCACACCAGAGAAGAAAATCGAAGAAGTAGTCACTCAAGAAGAAGAACCTGTTGCGACTGCAGAATCAGAAGAAGTCACCTCTGCCTATCTCCGCGAGATGGGCAAATACGAACTCCTTACCCCTGAGCGTGAAGAAGAACTTTCAAGGATAATCCGCGGTGGCTTTAAGTTCATTGTGGATTCTATTATGGAGCATCCTTCTGAGCTCCCCGAAATGGAAGCCCTGCGCGAGCAGATCCGCTTGTGGAAAAAGCGTGACCCTGGCCTTAAGCCCAAAAAGAGCCACTTAAATATTATGGTCCGTACGGTGGAGAAAATCCACCAGAAATATCCGGAAGATGAATCTATTGCAGAGCTTTTGCGCCAGTTGCAGGAAAAAGAAGCCGAGATCGAAAAAGCCAAGGACGAAATGGTAAAAGCTAACTTGCGTCTTGTGGTCTCCATAGCCAAACGTTATATGGGGCAGGGGCTTTCCCTGGCAGACCTTATCCAGGAAGGAAACCTTGGTCTCATGCGTGCGGTTTTTCGTTTTGATTACAGCAAAGGCAATAAGTTTAGTACTTATGCGTCCTGGTGGATCAGGCAGGCAATAACCCGTGCTATCCTTGACAAAACGCGCACTATCAGGCTCCCGGTGCATTTTCTCGAACTGCGCAGTCAGTTTTTCAAGGCTTTCTACGAGCTTGTTAAGGAACTTGGCCGTGAGCCTACACCTGCGGAAATCTCAGAGCGCACCGGGATCCCTCAGGAGAAAATACTTGCTATATTCGAAGCTTCGAAAGAGCCTGTTTCTCTTGAGCTTCCTATTGGAGATGAAGATAGCACCCTTGGTGATTTCATCGAAAACAAAGAAAGCCCTTCGCCTTTTGAGCAGGTAAAAGACCGCGATCTTTCTGAGAAAGTGCGCAATCTGCTTTCAACGCTTTCTCCTCGTGAAGAAAAAATTATTCGCTTACGTTTTGGTATTGGCGAAGAAAGCGAATATACGCTAGAAGAAATTGGCAAGCGCTTTGGGGTTTCGCGTGAGCGTATCCGCCAGATCGAAAAGAAAGCGCTTTCAAGGCTTCGCCAGATGACCAAGAAAGACCACTTTAAATACTATTCCGATTAAAACTAAGGGGCGGTCTCCGCCCCTTTTTATTTGGAGAGAAATGATTTTTGTTTATCGCCCGGGGCAAAAGAAAACGTCTAAACGTAAGAAGATAATAAAAAGCCCGGCTTCTAGCCGAAAAAACTCCACTTCTTTTTTTTCTCCGAAATTAATTTTTGGTCTAATAGTTCTTTTTTTTGTTTTAGCAGGTGGTTTTTATCTTTATTTGAACCACCAGGTAGGCAAACTTTCCGCTAAAAAAGAAAATCTCCTCTTGACGAAAGCCGGCCTTTCCGCCAAGATTTCACGCCTG
The window above is part of the Thermodesulfatator atlanticus DSM 21156 genome. Proteins encoded here:
- the mdh gene encoding malate dehydrogenase, translated to MKRKLAIIGAGAVGTSAAHWAVVKNVAEEIVLIDIMEGLAKGKALDIAQSSAVYGFSNRIWGTEDWQALENADVVIITAGRPRKPGMSRDDLLQVNLEIVKSCTEKVKEYAPNCCLIVVTNPIDAMVYTAFKISGFPRKRVLGMAGVLDSARYRYFLAEALGVSPKDVQALVMGVHGDHMLPLVRLANVAGIPVKDLLPQEKLSEIVERTRKGGAEIVSYLKTGSAFTTPGLSAVEMAEAILRDEKRVLTCSVWLEGEFGIRDVFLGVPVVLGAGGLEKILEFPLTEEEKEALSLSVEHVRNQIAKTNL
- a CDS encoding glycosyltransferase family 39 protein; the protein is MRKMDSKHRYFLVFLIALLASLCFQGSRGLYDRDETRYAECAREMLVSHSWLVPLRDFHPHLTKPPFTYWAIASSFKIFGINEWGARFPNALAFSITVVLVGLIAANLFEPRHGPWASMIYLSSIVPFAAANIVTTDTILVMWEVSAIWAFIKGWRAKTKNEAYLWFTLMALFWGMGFLTKGPAIFPVAFSLGIFWFLNRHSFKVFPANLLVITIFLIVGFSWYLIIWKKYPWSFDLIIKEQVTGRLFSDMFHRNSVWYAPFYLYLPMILLGCFPWAIFFYKSLKKSFLKKRNNIKQHFLSLFQEKGLLFIFLWWLVPLIIFSLAKSRLPLYILPVFPPMAIAIASFLDKKELLAPPFLNHKVLATLLCFVALKGLVAIFPMPQDARAMYKTFETYIVNEDDIDTLTGQFLDGLAFYSKKSIEHLPKEKSRFDKFWVDSSWEEELEEISSQKREVFVLKNRKDLTLLKQKGLEVKPLKTYHSYLLLEVRPSNG
- a CDS encoding threonyl-tRNA synthetase editing domain-containing protein; protein product: MKILMFYAPEFWWKPYQKVLPQAEEGFSETTVKNAVVVFYQVEEEDPAREKKVVEKLVKNIKWLARKFDTKNIVLHSFNHLSVSKASPEEGLALINKAKEKLLRAGFNLYETPFGWLNEWKMHVAGESLAKVFKDL
- a CDS encoding thioredoxin family protein, encoding MRDIKVLGPGCPRCETLYANVAKAVEELGLEAQISKITDLKSIALFGVMQTPGLMIDNQVISQGKVLSVEEIKELLSK
- a CDS encoding permease, with amino-acid sequence MNWRKELVKIALGFLIFGILYFLPFRERFLNGLTEGVLLAHWYAQEHVIFCLIPAFFIAGAISVFVSKESVMRYLGPSAPKAVAYSVAAVSGAILAVCSCTILPLFAGIYLNGAGLGPATTFLYAGPAINVLAIVLTARILGFELGLARALGAVLTSIIIGLFMEFLFRKEEKERMAAFAAQNIQASRPLWHTVLFLATLVAILLFATWGPGEGLWQQIYLHKWQLLALTSLLLLVELRVFFKMSYLWLAAIFATVFLTEIIFPGQKLPFLAGVISLCLALYFTGGEAKEWLESSYILARQILPLLFFGVIAAGFFLGRPGHEGFIPSQYVASLVGGNSFLANFYASVVGAFMYFATLTEVPILQGLLGAGMGKGPALALLLAGPAVSLPNMLVIRSILGTKKTLAYVSAVIVVATISGFLFGKFF
- a CDS encoding ArsR/SmtB family transcription factor; the encoded protein is MVTKLEKRLKALADGTRLKILVLLSIRPCCVCEMVEVIGFAQPTISRHLQRLVEAGFISFTKKGNYLIYSLAPEDQDAEEILSLVLKQLGKTPTFAELKASLTQADKSFLWRDL
- a CDS encoding RNA 2'-phosphotransferase family protein; this translates as MTDRERKKLEKMLYYVLGRRPDEFGLLPNEGFVRLKDLHKALVEIDGFKNIRIKKLKDFFLIFKPERFEYLEEQEIVRVKPEFAAPEIFKRDFVDELPQVLFTSVKPKAWVKVSENGLAAEKIILTPDEKLAQRIAKRRGALVVAVDTQKAMTAGAIFERFLEKLYVSTWIPAEALRGPKIDEAFKKRYLTPPKKEKKPLEEIAIAEALLTETTEEEHLPYRKITKGRKKDPDWKKTQRLRRRR
- a CDS encoding sigma-70 family RNA polymerase sigma factor, with amino-acid sequence MKKKTTKLEEKLLEAGKDGAITYEALNDLLPEDFGDPKKIEEIFDFLYKNNIEVLDEKQLFEKDHPEWPERTPEKKIEEVVTQEEEPVATAESEEVTSAYLREMGKYELLTPEREEELSRIIRGGFKFIVDSIMEHPSELPEMEALREQIRLWKKRDPGLKPKKSHLNIMVRTVEKIHQKYPEDESIAELLRQLQEKEAEIEKAKDEMVKANLRLVVSIAKRYMGQGLSLADLIQEGNLGLMRAVFRFDYSKGNKFSTYASWWIRQAITRAILDKTRTIRLPVHFLELRSQFFKAFYELVKELGREPTPAEISERTGIPQEKILAIFEASKEPVSLELPIGDEDSTLGDFIENKESPSPFEQVKDRDLSEKVRNLLSTLSPREEKIIRLRFGIGEESEYTLEEIGKRFGVSRERIRQIEKKALSRLRQMTKKDHFKYYSD
- a CDS encoding FtsB family cell division protein translates to MIFVYRPGQKKTSKRKKIIKSPASSRKNSTSFFSPKLIFGLIVLFFVLAGGFYLYLNHQVGKLSAKKENLLLTKAGLSAKISRLKTDPKAYEEIARRRYGLVKDGERLIIFE